Proteins from a single region of Gordonia hongkongensis:
- a CDS encoding SRPBCC family protein: MPESSASVTVQQPLDIVWDYMSAPEHTTAYLPGTVEVTPLSDGPLAVGSQCKGKTAVLGRTVDWRGEFTRVDTCKETEFQTVEAPFPFTTHISLEETSDGVRVTCRITSSTGFGGVFGKMADPIVNRIYQRSLTASIESVPDLIEEWLAQQ, encoded by the coding sequence ATGCCCGAATCCAGCGCATCCGTCACAGTCCAGCAACCACTCGACATCGTCTGGGACTACATGTCCGCTCCCGAACACACCACCGCCTACCTACCGGGAACCGTCGAGGTCACTCCGCTGTCCGATGGGCCACTCGCCGTCGGCTCTCAGTGCAAGGGTAAGACGGCCGTCCTCGGTCGGACCGTGGACTGGCGGGGAGAGTTCACCCGCGTCGACACCTGTAAGGAGACGGAGTTCCAGACCGTCGAAGCGCCGTTCCCGTTCACCACGCACATCTCTTTGGAGGAGACCTCCGACGGCGTCCGGGTGACGTGTCGGATCACGTCCTCGACCGGTTTCGGCGGGGTGTTCGGCAAGATGGCCGATCCCATCGTCAACCGCATCTATCAGCGTTCGCTCACCGCGTCGATCGAGAGCGTCCCCGACCTCATCGAGGAGTGGCTCGCTCAGCAGTGA
- the rplX gene encoding 50S ribosomal protein L24, giving the protein MKVHKGDTVIVISGKDKGAKGKVIQAFPKTQRVLVEGVNRIKKHTAASANERGASSGGIVTQEASIHVSNVMVVDSDGNPTRVGYRVDEETGKKVRISRKSGKDI; this is encoded by the coding sequence ATGAAGGTCCACAAGGGTGACACCGTGATCGTCATCTCGGGCAAGGACAAGGGCGCCAAGGGCAAGGTCATCCAGGCCTTCCCGAAGACCCAGCGTGTCCTCGTCGAGGGCGTCAACCGAATCAAGAAGCACACCGCCGCGTCGGCCAACGAGCGCGGTGCCTCCTCCGGAGGCATCGTGACCCAGGAAGCCTCGATCCACGTCTCGAACGTGATGGTCGTGGACTCCGACGGCAACCCGACTCGCGTCGGCTACCGCGTCGACGAGGAAACGGGCAAGAAGGTCCGGATCTCGCGCAAGAGCGGGAAGGACATCTGA
- a CDS encoding helicase HerA domain-containing protein has product MDADARHALESIRLNWADTPDDVWGTADPFHVGGLHEDTIVDIIRSFDDARRSPSGSPIGVTVRGPAGSGKTHLLGRVRHRVQEEGGYFFLVKLLDATDFWRSVLVAIIEDLGRPTPRHRSQLNQLLHRLAIDAGVSDGTRDAVTGGASLTPAALDDFVHGVYTRHSRHRRRSQHILRALVLLESDDFAAKDLGEAFLHLDIDDAEELAAWGIRNARLGYQEIVENISRIIAFDDAAVLAIDQIDTLIEAGKTAEPGEESQVEKLAHGLMSVRDTMSRTTCVVSSITAAWEYLAGHVMRSAVDRFRLPPTLQRPASADFGRLLLARRFAPGFAGVGFTPPHPTWPVTDTALTAATDYTPRELMVTVDRQIAAMLRSDTFAEITDLSGATSKTSAGQGTLPLINQSRTTTDVPDTGASARGRSSSAESSSAGSSSAGSSSTDSSSTTTSDNPAFAKLDQRYAELIRRADPLPALVPDTEDRIVPSLLHAGLATWIQALSRDADRWQLDARPGPKSPLHGRIRQLVDPNRDIEQSWSFRAIAASNARAVQTRLSSATTTSGFTLGDIERTLVILRRDPWPTGPKTRQMVEELHDRGGRVVAWTEQDIKRLSALAQLRAERPSHLREWISDRNPAAEIAFLTDILGPALEAPAPRVQSTDSAATTSDTPAKRHEPGTADERSTTTPPRETTTDEFRSTDPRSGTAGYDTAESSSRTAPAGEQSITLGRSVATGEAVTVSLLALRKHVALFAGSGSGKTVLIRRIVEEAALQGVSSIILDVNNDLARLGTPWPDADPRPWTPDDRERAKRYLHDTEVAVFTPGRASGRPLSFQPLPDFSTVVGNPDEFRAAVDSAVGALIPHARAIGTSAKAYRQQAVLQQSMEAFGRRGGGALQAYVGLLTELPDDASTLADAPKLAAELAENLKASMAIDPVFGGDAAPADPGYLLTPSPGFRARVSVVNLAGLGTDDRRAGFVNQLQMALFAWIKKNPAADRPLGGLLVMDEAQNFAPSVRMTAASKSTSALASQARKYGLGLIFATQSPTGIDNKISANSSTQIFGLLNHPTQIDRAKELAANKGSRIPDIGKLPAGTFYIASEGGRFAKAETPLCLTYHPSSPPTEDEVVELARSTTPRPR; this is encoded by the coding sequence ATGGACGCCGACGCCCGTCACGCACTGGAATCGATCCGCCTCAACTGGGCCGACACCCCCGACGACGTGTGGGGCACCGCCGACCCCTTCCACGTCGGGGGCCTGCACGAGGACACCATCGTCGACATCATCCGTTCGTTCGACGACGCCCGTCGTTCGCCGTCGGGGAGTCCGATCGGGGTCACGGTGCGCGGTCCGGCCGGATCCGGCAAGACCCATCTCCTGGGCCGGGTCCGGCATCGTGTCCAAGAGGAGGGCGGGTACTTCTTTCTCGTCAAGCTGCTCGACGCCACCGACTTCTGGCGTTCGGTGCTCGTGGCGATCATCGAGGACCTCGGCCGACCGACGCCCCGCCACCGCTCGCAGCTGAATCAGCTCCTCCACCGCCTCGCGATCGACGCCGGGGTCTCGGACGGGACACGTGACGCCGTGACCGGCGGCGCGTCGCTGACACCCGCCGCTCTCGATGACTTCGTCCACGGCGTCTACACCCGCCATTCGCGGCACCGACGCCGGTCGCAGCACATCCTGCGTGCGCTCGTACTGCTGGAGTCCGACGACTTCGCGGCCAAAGACCTCGGCGAGGCGTTTCTGCACCTGGACATCGACGACGCGGAGGAACTCGCCGCCTGGGGCATCCGCAATGCCCGCCTCGGTTATCAGGAGATCGTCGAGAACATCTCGCGGATCATCGCGTTCGACGATGCGGCGGTTCTCGCGATCGACCAGATCGACACCCTGATCGAGGCCGGCAAGACCGCCGAGCCGGGCGAGGAATCACAGGTGGAGAAACTGGCGCACGGCCTGATGTCGGTGCGCGACACCATGAGTCGGACCACATGTGTGGTCTCCTCGATCACCGCCGCGTGGGAGTACCTCGCCGGACACGTCATGCGATCAGCGGTTGATCGGTTCCGGTTGCCACCCACCCTGCAACGGCCCGCGAGTGCGGACTTCGGCCGGCTCCTGCTCGCCCGGCGTTTCGCGCCGGGTTTCGCCGGCGTCGGATTCACGCCGCCCCATCCCACCTGGCCGGTCACCGACACCGCACTGACGGCGGCCACCGATTACACCCCGCGCGAGCTGATGGTGACCGTGGACCGCCAGATCGCCGCGATGCTCCGCAGCGACACGTTCGCCGAGATCACCGACCTCTCCGGCGCCACGTCCAAGACCTCCGCCGGCCAGGGCACACTCCCCCTGATCAACCAGTCCCGCACCACGACAGACGTTCCTGACACGGGGGCGTCCGCTCGGGGGCGCTCGTCGTCTGCTGAATCGTCGTCTGCAGGGTCGTCGTCTGCGGGGTCGTCGTCAACCGACTCGTCGTCGACGACCACCTCGGACAATCCCGCGTTCGCGAAGCTCGACCAGCGGTACGCGGAGTTGATCCGGCGTGCGGACCCGCTACCCGCATTGGTACCCGACACCGAGGACCGGATCGTCCCCTCGCTCCTCCATGCCGGATTGGCGACGTGGATCCAGGCACTGTCCCGCGACGCCGACCGCTGGCAGCTCGATGCCCGGCCGGGACCGAAGAGTCCGCTGCACGGGCGGATCCGACAACTCGTCGACCCGAACCGGGACATCGAGCAGTCCTGGAGCTTCCGTGCCATCGCGGCATCGAACGCGCGTGCCGTCCAGACGCGCCTGTCGAGCGCGACGACGACCTCCGGTTTCACCCTCGGCGACATCGAACGCACCCTGGTGATCCTGCGGCGAGATCCCTGGCCCACCGGGCCCAAGACCCGGCAGATGGTCGAGGAACTGCACGATCGGGGCGGACGGGTCGTCGCCTGGACCGAACAGGACATCAAACGGCTGAGCGCGCTGGCACAACTGCGGGCCGAACGGCCCTCGCATCTCCGGGAGTGGATCTCCGACCGCAACCCGGCTGCCGAGATCGCCTTTCTCACCGACATCCTGGGCCCCGCACTCGAGGCGCCGGCGCCACGCGTGCAGTCAACGGATTCCGCGGCAACTACTTCGGACACGCCTGCCAAACGCCACGAGCCCGGCACCGCGGACGAACGCTCGACCACGACGCCACCCCGCGAGACGACGACGGACGAGTTCCGGTCGACCGACCCTCGGTCGGGGACGGCGGGGTACGACACCGCCGAATCGTCGTCGCGAACCGCACCCGCCGGCGAACAGTCGATCACCCTCGGGCGAAGTGTCGCCACCGGCGAGGCGGTGACCGTCTCGCTGCTCGCCCTGCGCAAGCATGTGGCGCTGTTCGCCGGATCCGGTTCGGGGAAGACGGTGTTGATCCGCCGCATCGTCGAAGAGGCTGCCTTGCAGGGCGTTTCGTCGATCATCCTCGACGTGAACAATGACCTCGCACGCCTGGGGACACCGTGGCCGGACGCCGACCCGCGTCCGTGGACGCCCGACGACCGCGAGCGCGCCAAGCGCTACCTGCACGACACCGAGGTCGCGGTCTTCACGCCGGGTCGGGCATCGGGGCGGCCATTGAGTTTCCAGCCGCTACCCGACTTCAGCACGGTGGTCGGCAACCCCGACGAGTTCCGTGCCGCGGTCGACTCCGCCGTCGGCGCCCTGATCCCGCATGCCCGGGCCATCGGGACCAGCGCGAAAGCCTATCGGCAGCAAGCCGTCCTGCAGCAGTCCATGGAGGCCTTCGGACGTCGCGGCGGCGGCGCCCTGCAGGCATACGTCGGACTGCTGACCGAACTGCCAGACGACGCGAGCACCCTCGCCGACGCCCCGAAGCTCGCCGCCGAACTCGCGGAGAACCTCAAGGCCTCGATGGCGATCGATCCCGTCTTCGGGGGTGACGCCGCCCCGGCCGACCCGGGGTATCTGCTCACTCCCTCACCGGGTTTCCGGGCCCGGGTGTCGGTCGTGAACCTCGCCGGCCTGGGCACTGACGACCGGCGGGCCGGTTTCGTCAATCAGCTCCAAATGGCGCTGTTCGCCTGGATCAAGAAGAATCCGGCCGCCGACCGGCCACTCGGCGGACTGCTCGTTATGGACGAGGCGCAGAACTTCGCCCCGTCCGTCCGGATGACCGCGGCGTCGAAGAGCACGAGCGCATTGGCGTCGCAGGCTCGCAAGTACGGCCTCGGGCTCATCTTCGCGACCCAGTCGCCCACCGGCATCGACAACAAGATCTCGGCCAACTCCTCGACCCAGATCTTCGGACTGCTCAATCATCCGACGCAGATCGACCGCGCCAAGGAACTCGCCGCCAACAAGGGCAGCAGGATTCCCGACATCGGCAAGCTCCCGGCGGGGACGTTCTACATCGCGAGTGAGGGCGGGCGGTTCGCCAAGGCCGAGACGCCGCTCTGTCTCACCTACCACCCGTCGAGTCCGCCTACCGAGGACGAGGTCGTCGAGCTGGCGCGCTCCACGACACCGCGTCCGCGGTGA
- the rplN gene encoding 50S ribosomal protein L14: MIQQESRLRVADNTGAKEILCIRVLGGSSRRYAGIGDVIVATVKDAIPGGNVKKGEVVKAVIVRTTKERRRADGSYIRFDENAAVILKGESDPRGTRIFGPVGRELREKKFMKIVSLAPEVI, encoded by the coding sequence GTGATTCAGCAGGAATCCCGCCTGCGAGTCGCCGACAACACCGGTGCCAAGGAGATCTTGTGCATCCGCGTGCTCGGCGGTTCCTCGCGGCGCTACGCCGGCATTGGCGACGTCATCGTCGCCACTGTCAAGGACGCCATCCCGGGCGGCAACGTCAAGAAGGGTGAGGTCGTCAAGGCCGTCATCGTGCGCACCACCAAGGAGCGCCGTCGTGCGGACGGAAGCTACATCCGCTTCGACGAGAACGCCGCCGTCATCCTCAAGGGTGAGAGCGACCCCCGCGGAACCCGCATCTTCGGCCCGGTCGGCCGTGAGCTGCGTGAGAAGAAGTTCATGAAGATCGTGTCGCTGGCACCGGAGGTGATCTGA
- a CDS encoding AIM24 family protein: protein MDTVLTLTAGENRPLPSTAVTVSVRSASPVNTSAILLTDAGRVRSDADLVFYNQPSGPGVGYRSAGSADIISVDTAALPREIATVVVAASLDGTGPTSFATAGALSATLTGGGTELVFSPSGLTSEAAVVCLEIYRRNDVWKVRAVGQGYDAGLAGLATAFGIEVDDEPATPPPGRPPRVTDPQPWPPAASTPTAPPPTPEPPAPQWNTPSTPPPPPRPPVTAQPQGVPMHSDLFAPSHAEVTGQGIQKQGSKMCRVGLAGEVMARTGSMVAYQGNLKFEALGSGGLGRMMRQAMTGEGVPLMKVTGQGDLFLADAASDVHLIDLDGSDGLTINGANVLAFDSSLSYDIARVQGAGAMSNAGLFNCVFTGRGRIAITTDGTPVVLNVDAATYADPQAAVAWSSSLRTSVKSNDSFNLGTLMGRSTGERFTLEFSGRGFVVVQPSELPPGGFVGGTGGGGSAGSGAGGVLGGILGR, encoded by the coding sequence ATGGACACCGTGCTCACGCTGACCGCCGGAGAGAACCGTCCGCTGCCGTCGACGGCCGTGACCGTCTCGGTGCGCTCGGCATCGCCGGTCAACACCTCGGCGATCCTGCTCACCGATGCCGGTCGCGTCCGCTCCGACGCGGACCTCGTCTTCTACAACCAGCCCAGCGGCCCCGGCGTCGGATACCGGTCTGCCGGCTCGGCCGACATCATCTCGGTCGACACCGCCGCGCTGCCTCGGGAGATCGCGACGGTCGTCGTCGCGGCGAGCCTCGACGGGACCGGGCCCACGAGTTTCGCGACCGCCGGCGCCCTCAGCGCGACGCTGACCGGAGGCGGCACCGAACTCGTCTTCAGCCCCTCCGGTCTCACCAGCGAAGCGGCCGTCGTGTGCCTCGAGATCTACCGGCGCAACGACGTCTGGAAGGTTCGTGCCGTCGGCCAGGGATACGACGCCGGTCTCGCGGGCCTCGCCACCGCCTTCGGCATCGAGGTCGACGACGAGCCCGCGACGCCGCCTCCTGGACGGCCGCCGCGAGTCACCGATCCGCAGCCCTGGCCGCCGGCCGCGTCGACGCCAACCGCGCCGCCGCCGACACCCGAACCACCGGCCCCGCAATGGAATACACCGTCCACACCGCCGCCTCCGCCCCGGCCTCCGGTCACCGCCCAACCACAGGGAGTTCCCATGCACAGCGATCTGTTCGCGCCGTCCCACGCCGAGGTCACCGGGCAGGGGATCCAGAAGCAGGGAAGCAAGATGTGCCGGGTCGGCCTCGCCGGTGAGGTCATGGCCCGCACCGGCTCGATGGTGGCCTACCAGGGCAACCTGAAGTTCGAGGCGCTCGGCTCGGGCGGCCTCGGACGGATGATGCGTCAGGCGATGACCGGCGAGGGCGTTCCGCTGATGAAGGTCACCGGACAGGGCGACCTGTTCCTGGCCGATGCGGCGTCGGACGTGCACCTCATCGACCTCGACGGTTCCGACGGCCTCACCATCAACGGCGCCAACGTCCTCGCCTTCGACTCCTCGCTGTCCTACGACATCGCCCGTGTGCAGGGTGCCGGCGCGATGAGCAACGCCGGACTGTTCAACTGCGTCTTCACCGGGCGCGGCCGGATCGCCATCACCACCGACGGCACCCCGGTCGTCCTCAACGTCGACGCCGCGACCTATGCCGACCCGCAGGCCGCGGTCGCGTGGTCGTCGAGCCTGCGCACCTCGGTGAAGTCCAATGACTCGTTCAACCTCGGCACCCTGATGGGACGCAGCACCGGCGAACGGTTCACCCTCGAGTTCTCCGGGCGCGGGTTCGTCGTCGTGCAGCCGTCCGAACTCCCGCCCGGCGGGTTCGTCGGCGGGACCGGTGGCGGCGGGTCGGCCGGGTCAGGGGCCGGCGGCGTGTTGGGTGGCATCCTCGGGCGCTGA
- a CDS encoding DUF4262 domain-containing protein, producing the protein MTHHFSDLRGLPRWHPDPLVRETLDRIRRYGWAVTAVSDECTCHSPECEAPDCSFAYTTGLRLHDLPELAVYGLDARTSASVLNELGSVFHTYDWHSIVSNSVPIQLDSLEVPVTVIELVDKSDLIVTNVLYPDAPVLQAVWPDDLGSYPWEEGYTLAPEHQFVMGVHDPRATGGDSPRVIYPHPGMNRAQRRKAAR; encoded by the coding sequence ATGACCCACCACTTCTCCGATCTGCGGGGTCTGCCCCGCTGGCACCCCGACCCGCTGGTACGCGAGACGCTCGACCGCATCCGGCGCTACGGTTGGGCGGTGACGGCCGTCAGTGACGAGTGCACGTGTCACTCTCCCGAATGCGAAGCACCTGACTGCTCTTTCGCGTACACCACCGGCCTGCGCTTACACGACCTCCCCGAGTTGGCGGTGTACGGACTGGATGCACGAACGAGTGCATCGGTTCTCAACGAGCTGGGCAGCGTGTTTCACACCTATGACTGGCACTCGATCGTGTCGAATTCGGTTCCCATACAACTGGATTCGCTTGAGGTTCCGGTCACCGTCATCGAACTGGTGGACAAATCCGATCTCATCGTCACCAACGTCCTCTACCCCGACGCTCCGGTCTTACAGGCCGTGTGGCCTGACGATCTGGGCAGCTATCCGTGGGAAGAGGGTTACACCCTTGCACCGGAACACCAATTCGTGATGGGCGTGCACGACCCGCGAGCGACCGGTGGCGACAGTCCGCGCGTCATCTACCCGCACCCCGGAATGAACCGGGCCCAGCGGCGCAAGGCGGCCCGATGA
- a CDS encoding HNH endonuclease, whose translation MTTTLATTPCRETEGAEHLDGEGYLAVLTAIRESLWDLAPGGAEPTARQAHTAMTLLIELRAIVDHHAAVGAATLDRLGVARESTGKTSILLIAMGAAPTIAHRWLRIGNCHPRLTQLPGYTADGAIPGEHADAIVTGIAHVERRAPEGVCIEERAEVEQALIAQAMSGATPAQIARRARELGNEYAAITGGLPPGEDRTINEFTFTPTGDGRLRVRGDLDTVIAEKLTAAIESLNSPRPEPDGSDDSRTPRARNSDALELILDAAAVADTSLATPPKTHVSVLLPATAPDKASLLWMGSISPTTARLLACDSTITDVVIDGDSVPLQMGTTKRLFPAHLRRAIIIRDQGCIKCGAPAGRTHVHHIEFWSKGGPTDLDNGCLLCASCHAHIHAGDWDIVMGTDHHPWLIPPASIDRRRRPLPAFNRRTRTLDDRAAA comes from the coding sequence ATGACAACAACACTCGCCACCACGCCGTGCCGAGAGACCGAAGGTGCCGAACACCTCGACGGTGAGGGGTATCTCGCTGTGCTGACCGCGATTCGCGAGTCGCTGTGGGATCTCGCACCTGGTGGCGCAGAGCCAACCGCTCGTCAAGCGCACACCGCGATGACCCTGCTGATCGAACTCCGCGCCATCGTGGACCACCATGCCGCCGTCGGCGCCGCCACTCTCGACCGCCTCGGAGTCGCCCGAGAATCGACCGGCAAGACATCCATCCTCTTGATCGCCATGGGCGCGGCCCCCACAATCGCACACCGCTGGTTACGGATTGGCAATTGCCACCCCCGGCTTACGCAGCTACCCGGCTACACCGCCGACGGCGCCATCCCCGGCGAACATGCCGACGCCATCGTCACCGGTATCGCGCACGTCGAGCGTCGAGCACCCGAGGGTGTCTGCATCGAGGAACGAGCAGAAGTCGAGCAGGCATTGATCGCCCAGGCGATGTCCGGAGCCACCCCTGCGCAGATCGCGAGGAGAGCCCGCGAACTGGGCAACGAGTATGCGGCCATCACCGGCGGGCTACCGCCTGGCGAAGACCGCACCATCAACGAGTTCACATTCACACCGACCGGCGACGGCAGGCTCCGCGTACGTGGCGACCTCGACACGGTCATCGCCGAAAAGCTGACCGCTGCAATCGAATCCCTGAACAGTCCGCGACCGGAGCCCGACGGATCCGACGATTCTCGGACGCCCCGCGCCCGTAACTCGGACGCCCTGGAACTCATCCTCGATGCCGCGGCCGTGGCCGACACCAGCCTCGCCACACCGCCGAAGACCCACGTCAGCGTGCTGCTGCCGGCGACCGCTCCGGACAAGGCGAGCCTGTTGTGGATGGGCTCTATCAGTCCCACCACCGCGAGGTTGCTGGCGTGCGACTCCACGATCACCGATGTCGTGATCGACGGCGACTCCGTCCCCTTGCAGATGGGCACAACCAAGCGATTGTTTCCGGCGCACCTGCGGCGAGCGATCATCATCCGCGATCAAGGCTGCATCAAATGTGGGGCACCGGCCGGGCGCACCCACGTCCACCACATCGAGTTCTGGAGCAAGGGCGGACCCACAGACCTGGACAACGGGTGCCTGCTCTGCGCGTCATGCCATGCCCACATCCATGCCGGTGACTGGGACATCGTCATGGGCACCGATCACCACCCCTGGTTGATCCCACCTGCATCGATCGACCGGCGGCGGAGGCCACTCCCGGCGTTCAACCGCCGCACCAGGACTCTCGATGACCGGGCCGCAGCCTGA
- a CDS encoding SRPBCC family protein, which translates to MPEASATILVRHPLTTVWEYCLIPEHVAALTPGVIGVETVTDGPVSVGTVWRGQMKGLGRAVEWTGEFTRVDAHTATEFSSTESPLEFAISATFAEVGRGVELTYRIRNAGVGGAVGKLADALAIRAYQRSLAANAKKLPRLVDEWAATR; encoded by the coding sequence ATGCCCGAAGCAAGTGCGACCATCCTCGTCCGACACCCCCTCACCACGGTGTGGGAGTACTGCCTCATCCCGGAGCACGTCGCGGCGCTGACGCCCGGCGTGATCGGCGTCGAGACCGTCACCGACGGGCCGGTCTCGGTCGGGACCGTCTGGCGCGGCCAGATGAAGGGGCTCGGCCGCGCCGTCGAGTGGACCGGCGAGTTCACGCGGGTGGATGCGCACACCGCCACCGAGTTCTCCTCCACGGAGTCACCGCTCGAGTTCGCCATCTCGGCCACGTTCGCGGAGGTTGGTCGCGGCGTCGAACTCACCTATCGCATCCGCAACGCCGGCGTCGGCGGGGCGGTCGGGAAGCTCGCCGACGCGCTGGCGATCCGCGCGTATCAGCGATCGCTCGCCGCGAACGCGAAGAAGCTGCCGCGCCTGGTCGACGAATGGGCCGCCACCCGCTGA
- a CDS encoding type Z 30S ribosomal protein S14, whose translation MAKKALVNKANKKPKFAVRAYTRCNKCGRPHSVFRKFGLCRICLRDMAHAGELPGVQKSSW comes from the coding sequence ATGGCAAAGAAGGCTCTGGTCAACAAGGCCAACAAGAAGCCCAAGTTCGCCGTGCGGGCCTACACCCGGTGCAACAAGTGCGGCCGCCCGCACTCGGTGTTCCGCAAGTTCGGCCTGTGCCGAATCTGCCTGCGCGACATGGCGCACGCCGGCGAGCTGCCGGGCGTGCAGAAGTCCAGCTGGTGA
- a CDS encoding IS3 family transposase (programmed frameshift): MAAPRKYSEELKDRATRMACEARQDPDSSRGAIKRIADQLGVHPEALRNWVRQAEIDGGVRPGTTSEDADRIAALERENRELRRANTILKQASAFFGGGDRPPTALIVEFVAAHRDEHGVDPICAALRDTSAQIAPSTVRAHLSPQKTEAPRVVRDRELLTQVRAVHADNLGVYGARKVHAQLRRQGHSVARCTVERLMKVDGLQGIARLKTRKTTRSEGAETPRPADRVNRQFTAAAPNALWVADLTYIRTHSGWVYAAFVLDVFSRMVVGWQVSTTMHTDLALDALNMGLWARSRAGHDVAGLIHHSDRGVQYRAIRYTERLAEAEAVTSVGSKGDSYDNAMAEAFNSLFKAECIRNPVMCPRGGWAGVGEVEIAVAEYVEWFNHRRLHGEIGHVPPVEYESAYWSTHTVTSYRENPVPANAGTN; the protein is encoded by the exons ATGGCAGCACCACGCAAGTACAGTGAGGAACTCAAGGACCGGGCCACCCGGATGGCATGTGAAGCGCGACAAGATCCCGATTCGTCGAGAGGTGCGATCAAGCGGATCGCCGATCAGCTCGGAGTCCATCCCGAGGCGTTGCGCAATTGGGTTCGTCAGGCCGAGATCGACGGCGGGGTCCGCCCGGGCACCACGAGTGAGGACGCTGACCGCATCGCGGCGTTGGAGCGGGAGAACCGTGAACTGCGGCGAGCGAACACGATCTTGAAGCAGGCTTCGGCTTTCTTTG GCGGCGGAGATCGACCGCCCACAGCGCTGATCGTGGAGTTCGTCGCGGCTCACCGCGATGAACACGGAGTCGATCCGATCTGTGCGGCATTGCGCGATACGTCCGCCCAGATCGCTCCGTCCACGGTACGAGCCCACCTGAGCCCCCAGAAGACCGAGGCGCCTCGTGTGGTGCGTGACCGGGAGCTCCTTACCCAGGTCCGCGCGGTGCATGCCGACAACCTCGGCGTCTACGGTGCCCGCAAGGTGCATGCCCAATTGCGCAGACAGGGCCATAGTGTTGCCCGCTGCACCGTCGAGCGATTGATGAAAGTCGATGGGCTGCAAGGGATAGCGAGACTCAAGACACGCAAGACCACGCGCAGCGAGGGAGCTGAAACACCCCGGCCGGCTGACCGGGTCAACCGTCAGTTCACCGCGGCGGCACCGAACGCGTTGTGGGTGGCGGACCTGACCTACATCCGCACCCACTCGGGCTGGGTGTACGCGGCGTTCGTCCTGGACGTGTTCTCGCGGATGGTCGTCGGCTGGCAGGTCTCGACCACCATGCACACCGACCTCGCCCTCGACGCCCTGAACATGGGATTGTGGGCACGGTCGCGTGCCGGCCACGACGTGGCCGGGCTGATCCACCACTCCGACCGCGGAGTGCAATACCGAGCCATCCGCTACACCGAACGACTGGCCGAAGCCGAAGCGGTGACATCTGTTGGCTCCAAAGGGGATTCATACGACAACGCGATGGCTGAGGCGTTCAACTCGCTGTTCAAAGCCGAATGCATCCGTAACCCCGTGATGTGCCCGCGAGGCGGCTGGGCAGGTGTGGGCGAGGTCGAGATCGCCGTCGCTGAGTACGTCGAATGGTTCAACCACCGCCGCCTGCACGGCGAGATCGGACACGTCCCACCCGTCGAGTACGAGAGCGCCTACTGGTCGACCCACACCGTCACCAGCTACCGTGAGAACCCGGTCCCCGCAAACGCTGGAACCAACTAA
- the rplE gene encoding 50S ribosomal protein L5, with amino-acid sequence MTSTEPKIQPRLKTRYREEIKDTLNKEFEYPNVMLIPGVVKVVVNMGVGDAARDAKLINGAVEDLAKITGQKPEIRRARKSIAQFKLREGMPIGARVTLRGDRMWEFLDRLVSIALPRIRDFRGLSDRQFDGNGNYTFGLNEQSMFHEINIDNIDRPRGMDITVVTSATTDDEGRALLRALGFPFKDNNVKDN; translated from the coding sequence ATGACCTCTACTGAACCCAAGATCCAGCCGCGCCTGAAGACTCGCTACCGCGAGGAGATCAAGGACACGCTGAACAAAGAGTTCGAATACCCCAACGTGATGCTGATCCCGGGCGTCGTGAAGGTCGTCGTGAACATGGGCGTCGGCGACGCCGCCCGTGACGCGAAGCTGATCAACGGCGCCGTCGAGGATCTGGCCAAGATCACCGGCCAGAAGCCGGAGATCCGTCGCGCTCGCAAGTCCATCGCACAGTTCAAGCTGCGCGAGGGCATGCCGATCGGTGCGCGCGTCACCCTCCGTGGCGACCGCATGTGGGAGTTCCTGGACCGTCTCGTGTCCATCGCTCTCCCGCGTATCCGCGACTTCCGCGGCCTGTCGGACCGTCAGTTCGACGGCAACGGCAACTACACGTTCGGCCTGAACGAGCAGTCGATGTTCCACGAGATCAACATCGACAACATCGACCGGCCCCGCGGTATGGACATCACCGTCGTGACGTCGGCCACCACGGACGACGAAGGCCGGGCGCTGCTGCGTGCCCTGGGCTTCCCGTTCAAGGACAACAACGTTAAGGACAACTGA